In Enterobacter cloacae, the following are encoded in one genomic region:
- a CDS encoding IS5 family transposase, translating into MSQQLTFADSEFSSKRRQTRKEVFLGRMDDLLPWDKLLGVIEPVYPKAGNGRRPYPLETMLRIHCMQQWYNLSDEAMEDALYEIASMRQFARLSLDKAIPDRTTIMNFRHLLEQHELARKIFSTVNHWLAECGVLMTQGTLVDATIIQAPSSTKNKHNSRDEDMHQTKKGNQWYFGMKAHIGVDAKSGLTHSLVTTAANEHDLNQVGKLLHGDEEFISADAGYQGAEKRDELSDVSADWLIAKRPGKVNALKQHPRKNKLAIRYEYLKASIRAKVEHPFRIVKCQFGFVKARYKGLAKNDSQLAMLFTLANLVRVDQLIRAQARST; encoded by the coding sequence ATGAGCCAGCAACTGACTTTTGCCGACAGTGAGTTTTCCAGTAAACGCCGCCAGACCCGCAAAGAAGTTTTCCTTGGCAGAATGGATGACTTGCTTCCCTGGGACAAATTACTTGGCGTTATCGAGCCTGTGTATCCCAAGGCCGGTAATGGTCGCAGGCCCTATCCGCTGGAAACCATGCTGCGTATTCACTGCATGCAGCAATGGTACAACCTGAGCGATGAGGCCATGGAAGATGCCCTCTATGAAATCGCCTCCATGCGCCAATTTGCTCGCCTGTCACTGGATAAAGCCATTCCAGACCGCACTACCATCATGAATTTCCGGCATTTGCTGGAGCAGCATGAACTGGCCCGCAAAATCTTCAGTACCGTTAATCACTGGCTAGCAGAGTGTGGCGTTCTAATGACCCAGGGCACCTTGGTGGATGCCACCATCATTCAAGCCCCCAGCTCTACCAAAAACAAACACAACAGCCGTGATGAAGACATGCACCAGACCAAGAAAGGTAACCAGTGGTACTTCGGCATGAAAGCGCACATTGGCGTGGACGCCAAAAGTGGCCTGACCCACAGTCTGGTGACCACGGCGGCTAACGAGCACGACCTCAATCAGGTTGGCAAGTTACTGCATGGCGATGAAGAATTTATCTCAGCCGATGCTGGTTATCAGGGGGCCGAAAAGCGCGATGAGCTCAGCGATGTCAGCGCAGACTGGCTTATCGCCAAGCGTCCCGGCAAAGTGAATGCATTGAAGCAACACCCGCGCAAGAACAAGCTGGCCATCCGTTACGAATACCTGAAAGCGAGTATCCGAGCGAAGGTTGAGCATCCATTTCGGATAGTAAAATGTCAGTTTGGTTTCGTCAAAGCCAGGTACAAGGGGCTGGCTAAAAATGACAGTCAACTGGCGATGTTATTCACCCTGGCGAACCTGG
- a CDS encoding cystathionine beta-synthase encodes MTIYHSVTELIGQTPLIQLHKLDTGPCSLFLKLENQNPGGSIKDRVALSMINEAERNGLLLPGGTIIEATAGNTGLGLALIAAQKGYSLILVVPDKMSREKIFHLRALGAQVLLTRSDVNKGHPAYYQDYAQRLADELPGAFYIDQFNNEANPLAHRTTTAPELYEQLGGNIDAIVVGVGSGGTLGGLQAWFAEHSPHTEFVLADPAGSVLADQVETGRYHDAGSWLVEGIGEDFIPPLAHIEGVNRAWRITDREAFTTARELLKTEGILAGSSSGTLLAAALKYCQAQTTPKRVVTFACDSGNKYLSKMFNDDWMRQQGLISRPQAGDLSDYIALRHDEGATVAAAPDDTLSTVLARMRLYDISQLPVLDNGKVVGIIDEWDLLRHIGGDGDRFTLPVTAAMTRQVEFLDKHAPESALTTLFDRGLVAVITDHDRFLGLITRSDVLTAWRNRLPQ; translated from the coding sequence ATGACGATTTACCATTCCGTCACCGAGCTGATTGGCCAGACGCCGCTTATCCAGTTGCATAAACTCGATACCGGCCCGTGCTCGCTATTTTTGAAGCTGGAAAACCAAAACCCCGGCGGCTCGATTAAAGATCGCGTTGCGCTGTCGATGATTAATGAAGCGGAGCGCAACGGTTTGCTGCTGCCGGGCGGTACCATTATTGAGGCCACGGCGGGAAATACCGGCCTCGGTCTGGCCCTGATTGCCGCCCAGAAAGGATATTCGCTGATCCTGGTGGTGCCGGACAAAATGAGCCGCGAGAAGATTTTCCACCTGCGGGCGCTGGGTGCTCAGGTGCTGCTGACACGTTCCGACGTCAACAAGGGGCATCCGGCCTATTATCAGGATTACGCCCAGCGCCTGGCGGACGAGCTGCCCGGCGCGTTTTACATTGACCAGTTCAATAACGAAGCCAATCCGCTGGCGCACCGCACCACCACGGCACCGGAACTGTATGAACAACTTGGCGGCAACATTGACGCCATTGTGGTCGGCGTGGGTTCCGGCGGAACGCTGGGCGGTCTGCAGGCATGGTTTGCCGAACACTCCCCGCACACGGAATTCGTGCTGGCCGACCCTGCAGGGTCCGTTCTCGCCGACCAGGTGGAAACCGGGCGCTACCACGATGCTGGCTCCTGGCTGGTTGAAGGGATCGGCGAAGACTTTATTCCGCCGCTGGCGCATATCGAAGGGGTGAACCGCGCCTGGCGCATCACCGATCGCGAAGCGTTCACCACCGCACGCGAACTGCTGAAAACGGAAGGTATTCTGGCAGGCTCCTCCAGCGGCACGTTGCTGGCAGCAGCGCTGAAATATTGTCAGGCCCAGACCACGCCAAAACGTGTCGTCACCTTCGCCTGCGACAGCGGGAACAAGTATCTGTCGAAAATGTTCAACGATGACTGGATGCGCCAGCAGGGGCTGATTTCTCGCCCGCAGGCAGGCGATCTCTCTGACTACATTGCCCTGCGCCACGATGAAGGCGCGACCGTCGCCGCCGCCCCGGATGACACGCTTTCCACCGTGCTGGCACGGATGCGTCTGTACGACATCTCTCAGTTACCGGTGCTGGATAACGGCAAGGTCGTGGGCATTATCGATGAATGGGATCTGCTGCGGCACATCGGCGGCGACGGCGATCGTTTCACCCTTCCCGTGACAGCAGCAATGACGCGCCAGGTGGAGTTTCTCGATAAACATGCGCCGGAAAGCGCCCTGACGACCCTTTTCGACCGGGGTCTGGTGGCAGTGATCACCGACCATGACCGTTTTCTGGGTCTGATTACGCGTAGTGATGTCCTTACCGCCTGGCGCAACCGTCTACCACAATAA
- a CDS encoding cystathionine gamma-synthase, producing MKNLATLSVHSGEFNDRHGAVMPPIYATSTFAQPSPGEHTGYEYSRSGNPTRHALETAIATLEGGTRGYAFASGLAAISTVLELLDKDSHIVAIDDVYGGTYRLIENVRKHSTGLRVSWVKPDDVAGLEAAIRPDTRMVWVETPTNPLLKLADLAAIAEIARRHNIISVADNTFASPVIHRPLEFGFDIVVHSATKYLNGHSDVVAGLAVVGDNKVLADKLGYLQNAVGGVLDPFSSFLTLRGIRTLALRVEKHSTNALAIAQWLEQHPQVAKVFYPGLESHPQYSLARTQMALPGGMISVVVKGDAQRAAEIIRKLKLFTLAESLGGVESLVSQPYSMTHASIPLEQRLANGIVPQLIRLSVGIEDAKDLIADLNQSLKN from the coding sequence ATGAAAAACCTGGCAACCCTGAGTGTACACAGCGGTGAATTTAACGATCGGCACGGCGCAGTTATGCCACCAATTTACGCCACCTCGACGTTTGCGCAACCGTCACCGGGAGAACATACCGGCTACGAATATTCCCGCAGCGGCAACCCAACCCGCCATGCGCTGGAAACCGCGATAGCCACGCTGGAAGGTGGCACGCGCGGCTATGCCTTTGCTTCTGGTCTCGCAGCCATTTCTACTGTGCTGGAGCTGCTGGATAAAGACAGTCATATCGTCGCAATTGATGATGTCTATGGCGGAACCTATCGGTTGATTGAAAACGTGCGCAAGCACAGCACTGGCCTGCGGGTCAGTTGGGTTAAACCGGACGATGTCGCGGGACTCGAGGCTGCCATTCGCCCGGATACGCGAATGGTCTGGGTAGAAACACCAACCAACCCGCTGCTTAAGCTGGCGGATCTTGCTGCCATCGCAGAAATCGCCCGTCGCCATAATATTATCAGCGTGGCGGATAACACCTTTGCCTCACCGGTCATTCACCGACCGCTGGAGTTCGGCTTTGATATTGTGGTGCACTCTGCCACCAAATATCTTAACGGCCATTCAGACGTGGTGGCCGGGCTGGCGGTGGTGGGTGATAACAAAGTGCTGGCAGACAAACTGGGCTACCTGCAAAACGCGGTCGGCGGTGTACTGGATCCGTTCAGCAGTTTCCTGACGCTTCGCGGCATCCGTACCCTCGCGCTGCGAGTGGAAAAGCACAGCACCAACGCTCTGGCCATTGCGCAATGGCTGGAACAGCACCCTCAGGTCGCAAAAGTATTTTATCCGGGACTGGAATCGCACCCGCAGTATTCCCTCGCCCGCACGCAGATGGCATTGCCGGGCGGGATGATCTCGGTAGTGGTGAAAGGTGATGCGCAACGCGCAGCAGAGATTATCCGCAAACTGAAACTGTTTACCCTCGCCGAAAGCCTGGGGGGTGTGGAAAGTCTGGTGAGCCAGCCTTACAGCATGACCCATGCTTCTATTCCGCTGGAACAACGTCTGGCCAACGGTATTGTGCCGCAGTTGATCCGCCTGTCAGTCGGGATTGAAGATGCAAAAGATCTGATTGCCGACCTCAACCAGTCACTGAAAAATTAA
- a CDS encoding pyruvate kinase — MKKTKIVCTIGPKTESEEMLSKMLDAGMNVMRLNFSHGDYAEHGQRIQNLRNVMSKTGKKAAILLDTKGPEIRTIKLEGGNDVSLKAGQTFTFTTDKSVIGNSEIVAVTYEGFTSDLSVGNTVLVDDGLIGMEVTAIEGKNVVCKVLNNGDLGENKGVNLPGVSIALPALAEKDKQDLIFGCEQGVDFVAASFIRKRSDVVEIREHLKAHGGEKIQIISKIENQEGLNNFDEILEASDGIMVARGDLGVEIPVEEVIFAQKMMIEKCVRARKVVITATQMLDSMIKNPRPTRAEAGDVANAILDGTDAVMLSGESAKGKYPLEAVTIMATICERTDRVMKSRLDYNNDSRKLRITEAVCRGAVETAEKLEAPLIVVATQGGKSARAVRKYFPDATILALTTNETTARQLVLSKGVVPHLVKEIASTDDFYRLGKEVALQLVERGLAQKGDVVVMVSGALVPSGTTNTASVHVL, encoded by the coding sequence ATGAAAAAGACGAAAATTGTTTGCACCATCGGCCCAAAAACCGAATCTGAAGAGATGCTGAGCAAAATGCTGGACGCCGGCATGAACGTTATGCGTCTGAACTTCTCCCACGGCGATTACGCAGAACACGGTCAGCGTATCCAGAACTTGCGCAACGTGATGAGCAAGACCGGTAAAAAAGCCGCGATCCTGCTGGACACCAAAGGCCCGGAAATCCGCACCATTAAACTGGAAGGCGGTAACGACGTTTCTCTGAAAGCAGGCCAGACCTTCACCTTCACCACTGACAAGTCTGTTATCGGCAACAGCGAAATCGTTGCTGTGACCTATGAAGGCTTCACCAGCGATCTGTCCGTCGGTAACACCGTTCTGGTGGACGATGGTCTGATCGGCATGGAAGTGACCGCTATCGAAGGTAAAAACGTTGTTTGTAAAGTACTGAACAACGGCGACCTGGGCGAAAACAAAGGCGTTAACCTGCCAGGCGTTTCCATCGCGCTGCCAGCACTGGCTGAAAAAGACAAACAAGATCTGATTTTCGGTTGCGAACAAGGCGTTGACTTCGTTGCAGCATCCTTCATCCGTAAACGTTCCGACGTGGTTGAAATCCGTGAGCATCTGAAAGCCCACGGCGGCGAGAAGATCCAGATCATCTCCAAAATCGAAAACCAGGAAGGCCTGAACAACTTCGACGAAATCCTCGAAGCGTCTGACGGCATCATGGTTGCACGTGGTGACCTGGGTGTTGAGATCCCGGTTGAAGAAGTGATCTTCGCGCAGAAGATGATGATCGAGAAATGTGTTCGCGCACGTAAAGTGGTTATCACTGCAACGCAGATGCTGGACTCGATGATCAAAAACCCACGTCCAACCCGCGCAGAAGCAGGCGACGTGGCTAACGCCATCCTCGACGGTACTGATGCCGTTATGCTGTCCGGCGAATCCGCGAAGGGTAAATACCCACTGGAAGCGGTGACCATCATGGCGACCATCTGCGAACGTACCGATCGCGTGATGAAAAGCCGTCTGGACTATAACAACGACAGCCGCAAACTGCGCATCACTGAAGCTGTGTGCCGTGGTGCAGTAGAAACCGCAGAGAAGCTGGAAGCGCCACTGATCGTGGTTGCAACCCAGGGTGGTAAATCTGCCCGCGCAGTACGTAAATACTTCCCTGACGCGACCATCCTGGCGCTGACCACCAACGAAACCACTGCTCGTCAGCTGGTACTGAGCAAAGGCGTGGTTCCACACCTGGTGAAAGAGATCGCTTCTACTGATGATTTCTACCGTCTGGGTAAAGAAGTGGCTCTGCAGCTCGTTGAACGCGGCCTGGCACAGAAAGGCGACGTTGTTGTGATGGTTTCGGGTGCCCTGGTTCCATCAGGTACGACCAATACAGCATCTGTTCACGTACTGTAA
- the lpp1 gene encoding major outer membrane lipoprotein 1, protein MNRTKLVLGAVILGSTLLAGCSSNAKIDQLSSDVQTLNAKVDQLSNDVNAMRSDVQAAKDDAARANQRLDNQATKYRK, encoded by the coding sequence ATGAATCGTACTAAACTGGTACTGGGCGCGGTAATCCTGGGTTCTACTCTGCTGGCAGGTTGCTCCAGCAACGCTAAAATCGATCAGCTGTCTTCTGACGTTCAGACTCTGAACGCTAAAGTTGACCAGCTGAGCAACGACGTGAACGCAATGCGTTCCGACGTTCAGGCTGCTAAAGACGACGCAGCTCGCGCTAACCAGCGTCTGGACAACCAGGCTACTAAATACCGTAAGTAA
- a CDS encoding murein transpeptidase gives MKRASLITLLLLSSLGALNSAWAVDYPLPPAGSRLIGQNQTYTIQEGDNKLQTIARRFNTAAQLILETNNTIAPVDPAPGTTIIIPSQMLLPDTPREGIVVNLAELRLYYFPPGEKIVQVFPLGIGKQGLETPVTITHVSQKIPNPTWTPTPGIRARSLEQGIKLPPVVPAGPNNPLGRFALRLGVGHGEYLIHGTSAPDSVGLRVSSGCMRMNAPDIKALFGQARVGTRVQIINEPVKFSVEPDGKRYIEVHRPLAQIEGENPQIAPITHSADFASFVSQSGSDKALIDKALSRRAGIPVAVSAGTDTSASNNVLSVQNSRVSAAVAEGGGEKVTQ, from the coding sequence ATGAAGCGCGCGTCTCTAATAACTCTATTACTCCTCAGTTCTCTCGGTGCTCTTAATTCAGCCTGGGCGGTGGACTATCCATTGCCGCCTGCGGGCAGCCGCCTGATTGGGCAAAACCAAACCTACACGATTCAGGAAGGAGACAATAAACTGCAGACTATTGCCCGTCGGTTTAATACTGCAGCACAACTTATCCTGGAAACAAATAATACCATTGCGCCGGTGGATCCTGCCCCGGGCACCACTATCATCATTCCATCCCAGATGCTGCTGCCGGACACGCCGCGTGAGGGTATTGTCGTGAACCTGGCTGAGCTCCGGCTCTATTACTTCCCACCGGGGGAAAAGATTGTTCAGGTCTTTCCGCTCGGTATAGGGAAGCAGGGGCTGGAAACCCCGGTGACGATCACCCACGTAAGCCAGAAAATCCCGAATCCAACCTGGACACCAACACCAGGCATCAGAGCGCGCTCTCTGGAGCAGGGAATTAAATTGCCGCCAGTTGTACCGGCAGGGCCAAATAACCCGCTAGGACGTTTTGCGCTGCGTTTAGGTGTGGGGCATGGTGAATATCTTATCCACGGTACCAGTGCGCCGGACAGCGTGGGCTTACGGGTCAGTTCGGGTTGCATGCGCATGAACGCACCGGATATCAAAGCATTGTTCGGGCAGGCGCGCGTCGGCACCCGGGTACAGATTATCAATGAGCCGGTGAAGTTCTCCGTCGAGCCGGATGGTAAGCGCTATATTGAAGTTCACCGTCCGCTGGCGCAGATTGAGGGGGAAAACCCACAGATCGCACCAATCACCCATTCCGCCGATTTCGCGTCGTTTGTTTCTCAGTCGGGTAGTGATAAAGCGCTTATTGATAAAGCCTTGTCACGTCGGGCGGGGATCCCGGTCGCCGTGTCGGCAGGGACTGACACATCGGCCAGCAATAATGTGTTGTCGGTACAGAACAGCCGGGTGTCCGCTGCGGTTGCCGAAGGCGGGGGAGAGAAGGTCACGCAGTAG
- the sufE gene encoding cysteine desulfuration protein SufE, translating to MAALPDKDKLLRNFSRCANWEEKYLYIIELGQRLPTLSEEAHNPENMIQGCQSQVWIIMQTNNDGVIELQGDSDAAIVKGLIAIVFILYHQMSAQDIVAFDVRPWFEKMALTQHLTPSRSQGLEAMIRAIRSKAAIIS from the coding sequence ATGGCAGCGTTGCCGGATAAAGATAAATTGCTGCGTAACTTCAGTCGTTGCGCAAACTGGGAAGAAAAGTATCTCTATATTATTGAGCTGGGGCAGCGTTTGCCGACGCTCAGCGAAGAGGCACATAACCCGGAGAATATGATCCAGGGCTGCCAGAGCCAGGTGTGGATCATAATGCAGACGAATAACGATGGCGTCATTGAGCTACAGGGCGACAGCGACGCGGCGATTGTGAAAGGGCTTATCGCCATCGTGTTCATTCTGTATCACCAGATGTCGGCACAGGACATTGTCGCGTTTGATGTCCGCCCCTGGTTTGAAAAAATGGCGCTGACGCAACACCTTACCCCATCCCGTTCCCAGGGGCTGGAAGCGATGATTCGCGCAATTCGCTCCAAAGCTGCAATCATTAGCTAG
- the sufF gene encoding cysteine desulfurase translates to MSFPVEKVRADFPVLTREVNGLPLAYLDSAASAQKPNQVVDAEAEFYRHGYAAVHRGIHTLSAEATQRMENVRTQIAAFLNARSPEELVFVRGTTEGINLVANSWGNAQVHAGDNIIITQMEHHANIVPWQMLCERVGAQLRVIPLNEDGTLKLEQLDVLLDVRTRLVAVTQVSNVLGTENPVAEIIEKAHQAGAKVLIDGAQAVMHHAVDVQALDCDFYVFSGHKLYGPTGIGVLYVKDAILQAMPPWEGGGSMIATVSLSEGTTYARAPWRFEAGTPNTGGIIGLGAAIAYISSVGLDAIQEYEQLLMHYALQELASVPDLTLYGPATRQGVIAFNLGKHHAFDVGSFLDNYGVAVRTGHHCAMPLMAFYQVPAMCRASLVMYNTMEEVDRLVAGLKRIHQLLG, encoded by the coding sequence ATGAGTTTCCCCGTAGAGAAAGTACGGGCAGATTTTCCGGTGCTGACCCGTGAAGTGAACGGTTTGCCGCTGGCCTATCTCGACAGTGCGGCCAGCGCGCAGAAACCGAATCAGGTGGTGGATGCGGAGGCCGAGTTCTACCGCCACGGCTACGCCGCCGTGCATCGCGGTATTCATACGCTGAGCGCAGAGGCGACCCAGCGTATGGAGAACGTGCGTACCCAAATTGCCGCCTTCCTCAACGCCCGCTCGCCGGAAGAGCTGGTGTTTGTGCGGGGTACAACCGAAGGGATCAACCTGGTCGCCAACAGCTGGGGCAACGCACAGGTTCACGCGGGCGATAACATCATCATCACCCAGATGGAGCACCATGCCAATATCGTTCCCTGGCAGATGCTGTGTGAGCGTGTTGGCGCACAGCTGCGGGTGATCCCACTGAACGAAGACGGAACGTTAAAGCTGGAACAGCTGGATGTGTTGCTCGACGTGCGTACCCGGCTGGTGGCCGTTACCCAGGTTTCAAACGTGCTGGGGACTGAAAACCCGGTGGCAGAGATTATCGAAAAAGCCCACCAGGCCGGTGCGAAAGTGCTGATTGATGGCGCACAGGCAGTGATGCACCACGCGGTGGACGTGCAAGCGCTGGATTGCGATTTCTACGTCTTCTCCGGCCATAAGCTTTATGGGCCGACGGGGATCGGCGTACTGTATGTTAAGGACGCTATCCTGCAGGCTATGCCGCCGTGGGAAGGAGGCGGTTCAATGATTGCCACCGTCAGCCTGTCGGAGGGGACGACTTACGCACGTGCGCCGTGGCGTTTTGAGGCGGGTACGCCGAACACGGGCGGTATTATCGGGCTGGGGGCGGCCATTGCTTATATCTCGTCTGTTGGCCTTGACGCCATTCAGGAGTATGAACAGCTGCTGATGCACTACGCGCTGCAGGAGCTTGCCAGCGTGCCAGATTTGACCCTGTATGGCCCAGCCACCCGACAGGGCGTAATCGCGTTTAATCTCGGGAAACACCATGCCTTTGATGTGGGCAGCTTCCTCGATAACTACGGCGTTGCGGTACGTACCGGACATCACTGCGCCATGCCGCTGATGGCGTTTTACCAGGTTCCGGCGATGTGCCGTGCATCGTTGGTGATGTATAACACAATGGAAGAGGTCGACAGGCTGGTGGCGGGGCTAAAACGCATTCACCAGTTGCTGGGCTAA
- the sufD gene encoding FeS cluster assembly protein SufD — MAGLPNSSNALQQWHRLFEAQGETRSEQAQQHLQQMLRLGLPTRKHEDWKYTPLEGLLNAQFVTRLADVSASVRDALALSVDAVRLVFVDGVFRPELSDETQHSGFDVVVNDERQHLSAPVQPEVFLHLTESLAQSVTHIRVRRNQRPEKPLLLMHITQGLDGEEINTAHYRHHLELAEGAEATVIEHYASLNAIRHFTGTRLTMDVAASAHLHHIKLAFENPASHHFAHNDLLLGPDATAYSHSFLLGGGVLRHNTSTQLNGENTTLRINSLAMPVKSEVCDTRTWLEHNKGYCNSRQLHKTIVSDKGRAVFNGLINVAQHAIKTDGQMTNNNLLLGRLAEVDTKPQLEIYADDVKCSHGATVGRIDDEQMFYLRSRGIDKQAAQKMIIYAFAAELTEALSDGALKQQVLTRIGQRLPGGEV; from the coding sequence ATGGCTGGCTTACCGAACAGCAGTAATGCACTCCAGCAATGGCACCGCTTGTTTGAAGCGCAGGGTGAAACGCGATCCGAACAGGCGCAACAGCATCTGCAGCAGATGCTGCGTCTGGGCCTGCCCACGCGTAAGCATGAAGACTGGAAATACACGCCGCTTGAAGGCCTGCTGAACGCTCAGTTTGTGACGCGTCTGGCGGATGTCAGTGCCTCCGTGCGTGATGCGCTGGCGCTGAGCGTGGATGCGGTACGTCTGGTCTTTGTCGACGGTGTGTTCCGCCCGGAACTGAGCGACGAGACACAACACAGCGGTTTTGACGTCGTCGTGAATGACGAACGCCAGCACCTGTCTGCACCGGTGCAGCCGGAGGTCTTCCTGCACCTTACCGAAAGCCTGGCGCAGTCTGTGACGCATATCCGCGTGAGGCGTAACCAGCGCCCGGAAAAACCGCTGTTGCTGATGCATATCACTCAGGGGCTGGACGGCGAGGAGATCAACACCGCGCACTATCGCCACCATCTTGAGCTGGCGGAGGGAGCCGAGGCGACGGTGATTGAGCATTACGCCAGCCTCAATGCTATTCGTCATTTTACCGGTACAAGGCTGACGATGGACGTGGCCGCCAGTGCGCATCTTCACCACATCAAGCTGGCGTTTGAAAACCCGGCAAGCCATCACTTTGCCCATAACGATCTGTTGCTGGGGCCAGATGCCACCGCATACAGCCACAGTTTCCTGCTGGGAGGGGGCGTGCTGCGCCACAACACCAGCACGCAGCTCAACGGTGAAAATACGACGCTGCGTATCAACAGCCTGGCAATGCCGGTCAAATCGGAAGTGTGTGACACGCGTACCTGGCTTGAGCACAACAAAGGCTACTGCAACAGCCGTCAGCTGCATAAAACCATTGTCAGCGATAAAGGGCGCGCGGTGTTTAATGGCCTGATTAACGTGGCGCAGCACGCCATCAAAACTGACGGGCAGATGACCAACAACAATCTTCTGTTGGGGCGTCTGGCAGAAGTGGATACCAAACCGCAGCTGGAGATCTATGCCGACGACGTGAAGTGTAGCCACGGCGCAACGGTTGGGCGGATTGACGACGAACAGATGTTCTATCTGCGTTCCCGGGGTATCGACAAGCAGGCGGCGCAGAAGATGATCATCTATGCGTTTGCCGCAGAACTGACGGAAGCGCTCTCCGATGGCGCACTTAAACAGCAGGTGCTGACGCGTATTGGCCAGCGTCTGCCTGGAGGCGAAGTATGA
- the sufC gene encoding ABC transporter ATP-binding protein yields the protein MLSIKELQVSVEDKEILRGLNFDVKPGEVHAIMGPNGSGKSTLSATLAGREDYEVTNGSVEFNGKDLLEMSPEDRAGEGIFMAFQYPVEIPGVSNQFFLQTALNAVRKYRGLEALDRFDFQDLMEEKIKLLKMPEDLLTRSVNVGFSGGEKKRNDILQMAVLEPELCILDETDSGLDIDALKIVADGVNSLRDGKRSFIIVTHYQRILDYIKPDYVHVLYQGRIVKSGDFTLVKQLEEQGYGWLTEQQ from the coding sequence ATGTTAAGTATTAAAGAGTTACAGGTCAGTGTGGAAGATAAAGAGATCCTGCGTGGCCTCAATTTTGACGTCAAGCCGGGTGAAGTTCACGCCATTATGGGGCCAAATGGGTCCGGGAAAAGTACGCTTTCGGCGACGCTGGCAGGACGTGAAGATTACGAAGTGACAAACGGGTCAGTCGAGTTTAACGGTAAAGATCTGCTGGAGATGTCCCCGGAAGACCGGGCGGGAGAGGGCATTTTTATGGCCTTCCAGTATCCGGTAGAAATTCCAGGCGTCAGTAACCAGTTCTTCCTGCAAACGGCGCTGAATGCGGTGCGCAAATATCGCGGTCTGGAAGCGCTGGATCGCTTTGACTTCCAGGATCTGATGGAAGAGAAGATCAAGCTGCTGAAAATGCCGGAAGATCTGCTGACCCGCTCGGTCAACGTCGGTTTCTCCGGCGGTGAGAAAAAGCGCAACGATATTCTGCAAATGGCGGTGCTGGAGCCGGAACTGTGCATTCTTGATGAGACTGACTCTGGTCTGGATATCGACGCCCTGAAAATAGTTGCGGATGGTGTTAACTCCCTGCGCGACGGCAAACGGTCGTTCATTATCGTCACCCACTACCAGCGTATTCTTGACTACATCAAACCAGACTACGTTCATGTGCTTTACCAGGGGCGTATTGTGAAATCCGGCGATTTCACGCTGGTTAAACAACTGGAGGAGCAGGGCTATGGCTGGCTTACCGAACAGCAGTAA